CAAGATTCAGTCATTACAACTCGCTCTTTCTCATTTGCTAACTGAGGGAAAGAGTAGACACAGAGAGAACGGGAGAGATGAAGGAAGAGAAGGTTGGGGTGATGTTGCTGCTGGTGTTTGCGCTGAGTTTATGCGAGATAACGTCGTCATCAGGTTCTTACTTTGATCAGCAGCAGCAGTACCATCATAGGAGGAAGTCTATGCTACCAACGGAAGCGACGTCGTCACTGATGCTCAATCGAGCTGGTTCCTCCATTGTGCTCCCTGTTGACGGGAACGTGTATCCTAATGGGTACGTACATAATTCCTATATAATTCTTCCCCACTTTCAGAATTTTCCATTTAATGTGTCGACTCTAAACCCATATCCTGCAATCTGTTGAATTTAACGCTTTTCTGATGTTTTGTGCAGGTTCTATAACGTTACCCTCAACGTAGGACAGCCATCAAAGCCATACTTCCTTGATCCTGATACCGGCAGTGACCTCACATGGCTCCAGTGCGAGCCCTGTACTCATTGCACTGAGGTACATGCTCATGACAAGTCCTCTATGCTCTTTTCTTGTAAAAAATGACTTCTTTGTAGCTTTTTCATTCAGCATGCACAAGTTTTATTACTGTCATGACCCACAAGGGCATCAAGTGGAGAGGGGGTTTAATTTGTGGTCGCTAATGCTTATTAaaattatggaaatataaaagAACTAGAAGAGAGGAAATTTTCATATCATGGAATAACTTGCATGTAACACCAGAACTGTGTGCCAATTTGAGCATTTTTTCTTGATTACTACGGATATGATTCAGTATACATTGTTAACATGGATTGCTTCCAACAACTGGCCTCGAATATGAGATCTAAACAAATGTTTttgaaagtaattatatatatataaatattatactctatgttaaatatttttattttaacatcaTCACCGCCTTCTCTATTTCTTGTCTTTAAAAGTTTCATATTATCCAGGATGCAATATTGTTTTAAATGCCGTGCATCTTTGCAAGTAAATAGTTCTTAACAACAgcaaattcatgttatttttCTGCTTTTTTTGTAGGCTCCCCATCCACCTTACAGGCACACTAACAACCTGGTAGCCTGTAAGGACCCTCTTTGTAAATCCTTGCACCCAACCGATGACTACAAATGTGAAACCCCAGAACAATGTGACTATGACATTGCTTATGCAGATGGTGTTTCATCCATGGGGTTCCTTGTCAAGGATTTGTTTTCCCTCAACTTAACAAATGGAGGATTCCTTAGACCTCATCTAGCCCTTGGGTTGTTACTCTAATTGCTTTGTTGATCTCATTTGTTTTCAGTctcttaatttttcaattttcttgaagTAATATTGGAGAATCACGCCTTTAAATGGAATTTTTTGTTGCAAGCCTTTCACGTTAACTTTTTTTCCAACTGTTCTTATACTAAGTTGCAAATTATGATGTGAAAGGTGCTCAAGGACAAATGACACTTCCAAATATTAACTAATTTTGAATCGCATGTTTAATCTTTATAACTGTATTTCCATATGTGACTTTTATCCAAGTTCTGAGTTCTTATAGTCTATGATGGctcttttcaactcaacaccaaAACAAAGGGGAGTAAATTTCAGCTCCTAAAATCAGGCAGCTATCTTGATAAAAACAGAGAAATGTAGCACCAGCAGTAAACTGCAAGCAAATTTTCTGTTCATGTTTTCCTGGTTCATGTAATAATGGTTGTTTAGAATTCAGGGATGGTGTAACTGGAATAAATGTAGAAGTTTAGGCTAAAATTCATTTGGTATGCTATTTCTGGCTATGTTTTGACATAATAACCAATCATGACATCATGCTAAATTATTTTGTCTCTTCTAACCATTCTAACTATCCGCACTATGTCTTCAAGTGCACCCCATACATGATAAATCACAAGCCTGATGTGATCCAGACATGTAGTTTTTAAAGGTATATTTGGATGGTGGATCTTGATTATAACCAAGTGTTACCAGATGCTAAATGAGAAGTATTCTTATCCTACTATTCAGGTGTACGATATGTAATTCATGTAAGCACAAATCATGAGTTTTATGAGTTGCTTCTGAAAACTGTGATTATAGTGTTCTGAATTTATTGTCTACAGATGTGGATATGATCAGAGTCCCAGTCTATTTTCTCATCCCTCTGACGGAATACTTGGCCTTGGAAAGGGAAAGTCCAGCATTATATCACAACTTAGCGGGCAGGGTTTGGTGAGAAATGTCGTTGGACATTGTTTAAGTGACCGAGGTGGAGGATATTTCTTCTTTGGGAATGACCTTTATGATGCTTCACGTGTGGTTTGGACATCAATGTCACGTGATCATCCGTAATTAGCCCTTCTGGATCACCTCTGTTCAATTTACAAACTCCTCATTATATttcatcttttcttcttcttatagCACTCTTTGTGATATATGTCAGCGAACATTACTCACCGGGGTTGGCAGAACTGATATTTGGAGGGAAGCCTACTGGAATTAGAAATTTACCTGTAGTTTTCGATAGTGGGAGCTCCTACACCTACCTAACTTCCAAGGCTTACGAAGCAGTAACTTCTTTGGTGAGTGAAATCTGTATCTTTCTCCAATCTTTTAGAGCTAAAATAACACCCAGTGTTCATATTAATGATGTGGATTAGGCTATAGTTTATCTCTTACATCTAATCTTTTCAAGAATTGCTGAATTACTTGCACAATTCCTGAATGCTAATAGAGAATAGATGCTTCGTCTCCTCTTAAATCATATGGTTGTGTTGGACTCACACTGGTGCTATATTTCTATTTACCATTTACCAAATCATTCCCAAGATTTTGCTACCATAGTTGTTGTTCTTACTAAAAAAGCTAGTTTTACATTAAACATCggtaaaaatctttttttttttttgcttatgTGATGTTGTAGGTGAAGAGAGAATTACCTAGAAAGCACTTCAAAGAAGCATTGGATGACAAGACTCTCCCATACTGTTGGAGGGGTCGAAGACCATTCAAAAGAGTAGAGGATGTGGAGAAATACTTCAAGCCCTTGGCATTGAGCTTTGCCAATGGTGGGAAAGCTAAACCTTTTGTAATCCCCCCAGAAGCTTATCTGATTATCTCAGTAAGTCCCACCTTTATTTTCTCCTTTGTTCTTTTCGATCTATGTCTCAGTTGCAAGCAAGGCACTATGTATCAAAACACTCAAACAACATGTTTATTGCAGTC
The genomic region above belongs to Carya illinoinensis cultivar Pawnee chromosome 4, C.illinoinensisPawnee_v1, whole genome shotgun sequence and contains:
- the LOC122307264 gene encoding aspartic proteinase Asp1-like isoform X2 — translated: MKEEKVGVMLLLVFALSLCEITSSSGSYFDQQQQYHHRRKSMLPTEATSSLMLNRAGSSIVLPVDGNVYPNGFYNVTLNVGQPSKPYFLDPDTGSDLTWLQCEPCTHCTEAPHPPYRHTNNLVACKDPLCKSLHPTDDYKCETPEQCDYDIAYADGVSSMGFLVKDLFSLNLTNGGFLRPHLALGCGYDQSPSLFSHPSDGILGLGKGKSSIISQLSGQGLVRNVVGHCLSDRGGGYFFFGNDLYDASRVVWTSMSRDHPEHYSPGLAELIFGGKPTGIRNLPVVFDSGSSYTYLTSKAYEAVTSLVKRELPRKHFKEALDDKTLPYCWRGRRPFKRVEDVEKYFKPLALSFANGGKAKPFVIPPEAYLIISSKGNVCLGILNATEVGQSLNIIGDISMLGKMVVYDNEQELIGWMSDKCDRLPKPKTVSKWLK
- the LOC122307264 gene encoding aspartic proteinase Asp1-like isoform X1 — protein: MKEEKVGVMLLLVFALSLCEITSSSGSYFDQQQQYHHRRKSMLPTEATSSLMLNRAGSSIVLPVDGNVYPNGFYNVTLNVGQPSKPYFLDPDTGSDLTWLQCEPCTHCTEAPHPPYRHTNNLVACKDPLCKSLHPTDDYKCETPEQCDYDIAYADGVSSMGFLVKDLFSLNLTNGGFLRPHLALGCGYDQSPSLFSHPSDGILGLGKGKSSIISQLSGQGLVRNVVGHCLSDRGGGYFFFGNDLYDASRVVWTSMSRDHPEHYSPGLAELIFGGKPTGIRNLPVVFDSGSSYTYLTSKAYEAVTSLVKRELPRKHFKEALDDKTLPYCWRGRRPFKRVEDVEKYFKPLALSFANGGKAKPFVIPPEAYLIISVSPTFIFSFVLFDLCLSCKQGTMYQNTQTTCLLQSKGNVCLGILNATEVGQSLNIIGDISMLGKMVVYDNEQELIGWMSDKCDRLPKPKTVSKWLK